In one Novosphingopyxis iocasae genomic region, the following are encoded:
- the trmB gene encoding tRNA (guanosine(46)-N7)-methyltransferase TrmB translates to MTAYKEGDPTTLNRLYGRSKGKPLRERQQRLIDELLPQISVPDEGAVTSRALTGMDRPLHFEIGFGSGEHMIERADMLPDHVFVGAEPFVNGVASALVQIEERGLPNVRLHNGDALEVLSRVPDGSLSFVYLLHPDPWPKARHAKRRMMNKGPVDMIAAKLKPNGEFRFGTDHPVYLRHALSVMKDRTDFEWLCKSPTDFLTRPGGWPETRYEAKARRQGHEVWYFRFRRR, encoded by the coding sequence ATGACGGCTTATAAGGAAGGCGATCCGACCACGCTCAACCGGCTCTATGGCCGTTCCAAGGGCAAACCCCTGCGTGAGCGGCAGCAGCGGCTGATCGACGAACTGCTGCCGCAGATATCCGTGCCGGATGAAGGCGCGGTAACGTCTCGCGCGCTGACCGGCATGGACCGGCCGCTGCATTTCGAGATCGGTTTCGGTTCGGGCGAGCATATGATCGAGCGGGCCGATATGCTGCCCGACCATGTGTTCGTGGGCGCGGAGCCCTTCGTGAACGGCGTCGCGAGCGCGCTGGTGCAGATCGAGGAGCGGGGCCTGCCCAATGTGCGCCTGCACAATGGCGACGCGCTGGAAGTGCTTTCCCGCGTACCCGACGGCTCGCTCAGCTTTGTCTATCTGCTGCATCCCGACCCATGGCCGAAAGCCAGGCATGCGAAGCGGCGGATGATGAACAAGGGGCCGGTCGACATGATCGCGGCCAAGCTGAAGCCCAATGGCGAGTTCCGCTTCGGAACCGATCACCCCGTCTATCTGCGCCACGCGCTGTCGGTGATGAAAGACCGCACCGATTTCGAATGGTTGTGCAAAAGTCCGACGGACTTCCTGACGCGTCCGGGCGGCTGGCCCGAGACTCGCTACGAGGCGAAGGCCCGGCGGCAGGGGCACGAAGTCTGGTACTTTCGATTCAGGCGACGCTAG
- a CDS encoding tyrosine-type recombinase/integrase, producing MATGKISKRTVDSLPVGPKENYLWDTDLKGFGVKITAAGSISYIIQFRMGGREAKTRRFTIGSHGSPWTPTTARLEAERLLVIVAQGIDPVDAEKQRRREAVDLAFSNYADLFTRSCKREGWRRLVERSIRLYLKPTFGMKALPAITKIDVVSVLDQMPPKQVANRRNVFAVMRRLFRWAVSRGDIDRSPMEGMETPPPVKPRERWLKDGELRHIWNAAPECHRCFGPIVRLLIVTGQRREEVSGMHWQELSRSERLWTLPGSRTKNGEPNSIPLNDLAIAELDREARGERWPRKGRVFATASGAGFTGYAKGKVKLDSLIEERREEPLEAWRLHDLRRTLATNFQRLGVRFEVTEAVLNHVGGSRAGVAGIYQRHDWKDEKRQALDAWNDHLATVLSESGETT from the coding sequence ATGGCAACAGGAAAAATCAGCAAGCGCACGGTCGATTCACTCCCGGTTGGACCTAAGGAAAACTATCTTTGGGACACCGATCTCAAGGGCTTTGGCGTCAAGATTACAGCTGCTGGATCAATCAGTTACATAATCCAGTTCCGAATGGGCGGACGAGAAGCGAAGACCCGTCGTTTCACGATCGGATCACATGGATCGCCCTGGACACCGACTACTGCACGCTTGGAAGCTGAGCGATTGTTGGTGATTGTTGCGCAGGGCATTGATCCGGTTGATGCGGAAAAGCAGCGCCGCCGGGAAGCTGTCGACCTCGCCTTCTCGAATTACGCTGACCTCTTCACTCGCTCCTGCAAACGCGAGGGATGGCGTCGCCTGGTGGAGCGATCCATTCGCCTCTACCTCAAGCCCACATTCGGAATGAAGGCGCTGCCAGCGATTACGAAGATCGACGTCGTTTCGGTTCTCGATCAGATGCCGCCCAAGCAGGTGGCAAACCGGCGAAATGTCTTTGCCGTTATGCGCCGCCTGTTTCGCTGGGCCGTGAGTCGCGGAGATATCGATCGCAGTCCGATGGAGGGCATGGAAACGCCGCCTCCGGTCAAGCCACGAGAGCGCTGGCTCAAGGATGGCGAACTCCGCCATATCTGGAATGCGGCACCGGAATGTCATCGCTGCTTTGGTCCAATTGTCAGGCTTCTGATCGTAACCGGACAGCGCCGTGAAGAAGTCTCCGGGATGCACTGGCAGGAGCTCAGTCGCAGCGAAAGATTGTGGACCCTGCCCGGATCTCGAACCAAGAACGGAGAACCTAACTCCATTCCCCTCAACGATCTTGCAATCGCCGAGCTCGACCGGGAGGCTCGCGGCGAGAGGTGGCCGCGTAAGGGCCGTGTTTTCGCGACAGCTAGCGGGGCGGGCTTTACGGGATACGCCAAAGGGAAGGTGAAGCTCGACAGCCTGATCGAGGAACGTCGCGAAGAGCCGCTCGAAGCCTGGCGCCTTCATGATCTACGACGAACCCTCGCAACGAACTTCCAGCGGCTTGGCGTTCGGTTTGAAGTCACCGAAGCCGTTCTCAACCATGTGGGCGGATCTCGCGCCGGAGTCGCCGGCATCTACCAGCGCCACGACTGGAAGGACGAAAAGCGCCAGGCGCTCGATGCCTGGAATGACCACCTCGCGACGGTTCTGTCCGAGAGTGGAGAGACGACCTAA
- the lnt gene encoding apolipoprotein N-acyltransferase, protein MARSDARANGLASGFVMEAEAAAMQSANTAADRLMAHRPFLLAALAGILVAWGFAPSFTFLVIPVIGFALLIRLLMLAEGKRRVFVIGWLFGLTQFVLGLNWIATAFTYQAEMPAWLGWIAVVLLSIYLAVYPALAALGAWWIGRGRPIALVLAFAGLWTLTEWLRGWLFTGFPWNPVSSLTVDYGLLPHGARFVGTYGFSGLLLIVPGALAQIGSMSLRDRRFMALGVVSLIMLIAAFLPKNLFSDPLPESAPHIAIVQPNIGQDIANDPRRYEEFFQRLARLSQPAPGEAPFDMVFWPEGAIPDYLESGYPRRYYMDTTYGASAELARARIATIVPGGRLITGAQDLEIGSSGLTGARNVVTVIGPSGAIEGSYAKAHLVPYGEYLPMRSLLQPLGLSRLVAGSIDFDPGPGPRSISLSGDPKMGVQICYEIVFSGHVIDSRDRPAFLFNPSNDGWFGTWGPPQHLKQARLRAIEEGLPLVRSTTTGISALVDADGRVLASLATGKEARIDALLPPPLAPTWFARFGNWLAILCGVLLVALGIASARARR, encoded by the coding sequence ATGGCGCGGAGCGACGCGCGGGCAAATGGACTTGCCAGCGGCTTCGTGATGGAGGCAGAGGCGGCGGCTATGCAGAGCGCAAACACCGCAGCCGATCGCCTGATGGCGCACCGCCCCTTCCTGTTGGCGGCGCTGGCCGGGATTCTCGTTGCCTGGGGCTTCGCGCCCTCCTTCACCTTCCTCGTGATCCCCGTAATCGGTTTTGCCTTGCTGATCCGATTGCTGATGCTGGCCGAGGGCAAGCGGCGGGTATTCGTGATCGGATGGTTGTTCGGGCTGACGCAGTTCGTGCTGGGCCTCAACTGGATCGCCACCGCTTTCACCTATCAGGCGGAGATGCCGGCCTGGCTGGGCTGGATCGCGGTGGTTCTGCTGTCGATCTACCTCGCGGTCTATCCGGCGCTCGCGGCGCTCGGCGCCTGGTGGATCGGGCGCGGGCGACCGATTGCGCTGGTGCTGGCCTTTGCCGGTTTGTGGACGCTAACCGAATGGCTGCGCGGCTGGCTGTTCACCGGTTTCCCATGGAATCCGGTTTCCAGCCTGACGGTCGATTACGGCCTGCTGCCGCACGGCGCGCGGTTTGTCGGGACCTATGGTTTTTCCGGACTGCTGCTGATTGTACCGGGTGCGCTGGCACAAATTGGCAGTATGAGCCTGCGCGATCGTCGCTTCATGGCGCTCGGCGTGGTCAGCCTGATCATGCTGATCGCCGCCTTCCTGCCAAAGAACCTGTTCAGCGATCCGCTGCCGGAGAGCGCGCCGCACATCGCGATCGTGCAGCCCAATATCGGACAGGACATCGCCAACGATCCGCGCCGTTACGAGGAGTTTTTCCAGCGGCTCGCGCGCCTGTCTCAGCCTGCGCCCGGCGAGGCGCCGTTCGACATGGTTTTCTGGCCGGAAGGCGCGATCCCCGATTATCTCGAAAGCGGTTATCCGCGCCGCTATTATATGGACACGACCTACGGCGCCTCTGCCGAGCTGGCGCGCGCGCGGATCGCGACGATCGTGCCCGGCGGGCGGCTGATCACCGGCGCGCAGGATCTGGAAATCGGCTCCTCCGGCCTCACCGGTGCTAGAAATGTTGTCACCGTGATCGGCCCTTCCGGTGCGATCGAGGGCAGCTACGCCAAGGCACATCTGGTGCCTTATGGCGAATATCTGCCGATGCGCTCGCTTCTGCAGCCGCTTGGCCTGTCACGGCTGGTGGCGGGCTCGATCGATTTCGATCCCGGTCCAGGGCCGCGCTCGATCAGCCTGTCCGGCGATCCCAAAATGGGCGTGCAAATCTGCTACGAGATCGTGTTTTCCGGCCATGTCATCGATTCCCGCGACCGGCCGGCCTTCCTGTTCAACCCGTCCAATGATGGATGGTTCGGCACCTGGGGCCCGCCGCAGCATCTGAAGCAAGCTCGGTTGCGGGCCATCGAGGAAGGGCTGCCGCTGGTGCGCTCGACCACCACCGGGATCAGCGCACTGGTGGATGCGGACGGACGTGTGCTGGCTTCGCTGGCGACAGGAAAAGAGGCGCGGATCGATGCGCTTCTGCCTCCGCCGCTTGCCCCCACTTGGTTCGCGCGCTTCGGCAACTGGCTTGCCATCCTGTGCGGCGTACTGCTCGTCGCGCTCGGCATTGCAAGCGCGCGGGCACGTCGCTAA
- the metK gene encoding methionine adenosyltransferase translates to MRSDYIFTSESVSEGHPDKVADQVSDAIVDLMLSNDPESRVACETLTTTNRVVLAGEIRCQPLYDAKDHAATGGWAPGAVAKIEEAVRGTVKDIGYEQDGFHWETLELQNYLHGQSSEIAQGVDAKDNKDEGAGDQGIMFGFACDETPDLMPATLDYSHKILARMADDRKSGAADFLEPDSKSQVTLRYVDGKPVGAEALVVSTQHAPGYYFHDGEGDAEKYGKLNDYVRSVFADVLPDGFVSDKTVIHVNPTGRFEIGGPDGDAGLTGRKIIVDTYGGAAPHGGGAFSGKDPTKVDRSAAYITRYLAKNVVAAGLAKRCTIQLSYAIGVAEPLSVYVDMHNTGEVDPAKLETLLPQLVRLTPRGIRTHLGLNKPIYRPSAAYGHFGRDVKGDLFPWEKTDLAEKLKAEF, encoded by the coding sequence ATGCGCAGCGATTATATCTTTACGTCCGAAAGCGTTAGCGAAGGACATCCTGACAAGGTGGCGGATCAGGTGTCCGATGCCATCGTCGATCTGATGCTGTCCAACGATCCCGAATCGCGCGTGGCCTGCGAAACGCTCACCACCACCAACCGCGTGGTACTGGCCGGCGAAATCCGCTGCCAGCCGCTTTATGACGCCAAGGATCATGCCGCGACGGGCGGCTGGGCACCCGGTGCCGTGGCCAAGATCGAAGAGGCGGTGCGCGGCACGGTGAAAGACATCGGCTACGAACAGGACGGTTTCCACTGGGAAACGCTGGAGCTGCAGAACTACCTCCATGGCCAGTCGAGCGAGATCGCGCAGGGCGTCGATGCCAAGGACAATAAGGACGAAGGCGCGGGCGATCAGGGCATCATGTTCGGCTTCGCCTGTGACGAGACGCCGGATCTGATGCCGGCGACGCTCGATTATTCGCACAAGATTTTGGCGCGCATGGCGGACGATCGTAAGTCTGGGGCGGCGGACTTTCTGGAGCCCGACAGCAAGAGCCAGGTGACGCTGCGCTATGTGGACGGCAAGCCGGTCGGTGCCGAGGCGCTGGTCGTCTCCACCCAGCACGCGCCGGGTTATTATTTCCACGATGGCGAGGGCGATGCCGAGAAATATGGCAAGCTGAACGATTATGTCCGCTCCGTCTTCGCAGATGTGCTTCCGGACGGGTTCGTCAGCGACAAGACGGTGATCCACGTCAACCCCACCGGTCGCTTCGAGATCGGGGGGCCGGACGGCGATGCCGGGCTTACCGGCCGCAAGATCATCGTGGACACCTATGGCGGCGCGGCTCCCCATGGCGGCGGCGCGTTCAGCGGCAAAGACCCGACCAAGGTCGATCGGTCGGCGGCTTATATTACGCGATATCTGGCCAAAAACGTCGTGGCGGCGGGGCTTGCCAAGCGCTGCACGATCCAGCTGAGCTATGCCATCGGCGTGGCCGAGCCGCTGTCCGTCTATGTCGACATGCACAATACGGGAGAGGTCGATCCGGCGAAGCTGGAAACGCTGCTGCCGCAGCTCGTTCGCCTTACCCCGCGCGGCATCCGCACGCATCTGGGCCTCAACAAGCCGATCTATCGCCCCAGCGCCGCCTACGGCCATTTCGGGCGCGACGTGAAGGGTGATCTGTTCCCCTGGGAGAAGACCGACCTCGCCGAGAAGCTCAAGGCCGAGTTTTAA